The genomic segment CAGCCAGTCCAACAAATACTTCAACAACTGCAGAAAGTTGCATTTGATGGTCTTGTAGAGGATAAAATAGTGTTCACACTTGATGATTTACCTGACACATGCAGGGATGATCCCACTTGTTATGGATTATTACAATCTATTGAATGTTATTGTCCATGTCAAATTGGTACCCCAACAAAATCTTTTAACTTTCTACACTTGGGAATACAAGAATATTTTGCTGCCAAATATGTATCAACCTTATCAGAGTATGATGTGTACGCACTCTTGCAGAAGTCATTTCCTGTAACAGTTGTTGAAATTGAGAAACTACCACTATATACTGGTATATCCATCAATGATCATAATCGTGATAGCAAGTGTGTCCGCCTCTCCAATATGTGGATCATGTATTGTGGCATAACCAGCGGACACTGTAAGTCTTTAAGAAGATACCTGGGTCCACCAACAGATAGTTACTTTACTTTCCTTCAAAATGATAGCCATAGCAAAAGTAATCATGTTACTATTACTACTACTAGACAGGTAGCCTCAAACAAGGTCACCCCAGCTTCTGATCAGAATACATCCATTGCTGTAACTATCTCACAAGACATCTTGAAAGATCAAGTAAAAGTTCTCTACTTGTTCCAGTGTTTTCAAGAGGCTCAGGATGATAAGTTGTGTGGCATCTTGTCAAAATCATTTGATAGCAATGAGATCAAGCTTGGTGGCCACAAGCTACTCCCACACCAAGTGGTGTCCCTGGGATTCTTCCTATCAAGATTACACAGAAAATGGAAGAAACTGAACTTGTTTAATTGTCGTGTTGGAGACCAAGGAATCAAACTACTGCACCACTACTTTTGTggagataaaacaaacaaacaagaaatAACAACAATAGATCTCAGTTTTAATGATTTAACTGGGGCATCAATGTCACTTCTCATTTGTGAAACCATCGATAATCATTATCATCAGTTGCTTACTCAGAAGTTGTTCAATAACAACATTAATACTTGTGTGAAGGACATCTCTACTGCAACAATCTCCACCAATGCAGTAAAAGTTTTATGCATGGACAGTGATGGGCTCATAGCACAAGAAGCATCGGCGATATCTGATATAATGTGTTGTTTGGAGGAGTTGTACATACGTAATAACAAACTTGGTGATGATGGGGCAGTGATATTGTCATATTGGTTAACACAAACCAACAAACTGAGAGTACTGGATATCAGTGACAATATAATCACAGTCACAGGAGCTATAGCAATTGCTAATGGTCTAATATTTAATACTTCAATCAAGATATTGGATATTATGGGAAATTCTATGGGTCAAGATGTAGCTATGGCATTTGCTGAAGTCATTACTAAAAACAAGCTAATTAAAGAACTGAACATTGCCAAATGTGAAATCTCAGGAACAGGAACTGTGGCAATTGCAAACAGCTTATTACATAATACCTCGCTGGAGGTATTAAATATGAGTGACAACATTATGGACCAAAATGGAGCCACAGCAATTGCTGAGGTCATTATGAATAATGATATGCTGAAGAAGCTGTCACTGTGGAGTGATGATACCACAGATGAAGAGTCAGTCATGACTGTAATGAAGAGCCTAGAGTACAACAACTCCATTACTGTACTGGATCTTCCTTGTACACTAAAGGACAGTAAAATTGAAAGCATTTATTTTGCAAGATACTTTAAGGACCCAGTAAAATTTTCCTCCTTTCTGCAGTGTTCCCAAGATAAAGATTTATGCAAAATTTTGTCCAAATCATTTAATAGTGATGAGATTATGCTTGGTGGTCGCAGGCTTCTCCCAAGCCAAGTAGTGTATCTGGTATACTTGCTATCAAGTTCACACAGGAAATGGAAAATACTAAACCTGTTTAATTGTCGTATTGGAGATCAAGGCATCGGTGTACTGCACCGCTGTCTTTGTGGAGATAAAACACATAAGCAAGCAATAACGACAATAGACCTTACATTAAACAAACTCACTGGAGCATCATCGCTTCTCATTGGTGAAACTATCACTCACTATCAGCCACAAATCTTGAGGTTGGGATGTAATAAAATTACTAGTCTGAGGGATATGTCTAGTGCAGTAATTATCACTAACACGCTAAAAGTTTTATTCCTGGACAGCAATGGTCTCAAAGCACAAGAAGCATCTGCATTATCTGATATAATGTGTTGTTTGGAGGAGTTGTATATTTGTAATAATGACCTTGGTGATGATGGAGCAGTGATATTATCTGGTGGAATAACACAAACCAGTAAACTGAGAGTATTGGACATCGGTGACAATAAAATCACAACTACAGGAACTATGACTATTGCGAACAGTTTAACATACAACACTTCAATTGAGTTATTGGATATTATGGGAAATGCTATTGGTCAAGATGGAGCCACAGCAATTGCTGAGGCAATCACTGAAAACAGGACAATAAAAGAATTGAACATTGCTAGATGTAAAATCTTAGGAACAGGAGCTATAGCAGTTGCAAACAGCTTATGGCACAACACCTCACTAGAGATACTAAATATGAATCATATCACTATTGACCAAGATGGAGCCACAGCTATTGCTGAAGCCATCATGAATAATGACACGCTAAAGAAACTGTCACTGTGGAATGATGATACAATAGATGAAGAGTTAGCCATGATTATAATGAAGAGCCTATACTACAACAACTCCATTACTATACTGGACCTTCCTTGCAAACTACAGCACAATGATAGAGTAAAAAGAGAATTTGAAAACATTAACTATACAAGACTCATGGTACAAAAAGAAGAATTAACAGTTGACTGGTAACACTGTATAGATACTTAATA from the Dysidea avara chromosome 13, odDysAvar1.4, whole genome shotgun sequence genome contains:
- the LOC136242793 gene encoding protein NLRC3-like isoform X2, whose product is MAQARIHASGCNRPILKDLVNHVLPLVTKQWYHLGLQLLDSDYTHELDTIKADTKNDTRTCCRKMFSKWLSTDVQASWDKVIEALTIIELKNVACNIKLLLLQGVGMETRSDDERRKKPQSSITKSSYSLSAGGWLGEFMKGRYCNMRLKKRKEEKDPWPPVKTRSYITLALMYQKDLQTREETAQTIFLRTRGDISDIPKKINSQRLTDLRNIFNSQSGSIPNSILIEGHPGIGKTTLVKEICIEWAEGKLLTSDKLVLLLLLRDPNVQKINNVQQLIEHFASSTYKVTQIQSYLEDNHGADITVIIDGFDELSSKLQKESFFIQLIEKAILPEAKVVVTSRPTASACLHGVVDKRIEILGFDQTSRMEYANEALQDDHFKLGKLQKHFQQYPNIDAICYIPLLMSIIVFLCMCQPENLPPTASKMYHSFIIHTICHYLKRTGEIAEDEHINKMDHLPQPVQQILQQLQKVAFDGLVEDKIVFTLDDLPDTCRDDPTCYGLLQSIECYCPCQIGTPTKSFNFLHLGIQEYFAAKYVSTLSEYDVYALLQKSFPVTVVEIEKLPLYTGISINDHNRDSKCVRLSNMWIMYCGITSGHCKSLRRYLGPPTDSYFTFLQNDSHSKSNHVTITTTRQVASNKVTPASDQNTSIAVTISQDILKDQVKVLYLFQCFQEAQDDKLCGILSKSFDSNEIKLGGHKLLPHQVVSLGFFLSRLHRKWKKLNLFNCRVGDQGIKLLHHYFCGDKTNKQEITTIDLSFNDLTGASMSLLICETIDNHYHQLLTQKLFNNNINTCVKDISTATISTNAVKVLCMDSDGLIAQEASAISDIMCCLEELYIRNNKLGDDGAVILSYWLTQTNKLRVLDISDNIITVTGAIAIANGLIFNTSIKILDIMGNSMGQDVAMAFAEVITKNKLIKELNIAKCEISGTGTVAIANSLLHNTSLEVLNMSDNIMDQNGATAIAEVIMNNDMLKKLSLWSDDTTDEESVMTVMKSLEYNNSITVLDLPCTLKDSKIESIYFARYFKDPVKFSSFLQCSQDKDLCKILSKSFNSDEIMLGGRRLLPSQVVYLVYLLSSSHRKWKILNLFNCRIGDQGIGVLHRCLCGDKTHKQAITTIDLTLNKLTGASSLLIGETITHYQPQILRLGCNKITSLRDMSSAVIITNTLKVLFLDSNGLKAQEASALSDIMCCLEELYICNNDLGDDGAVILSGGITQTSKLRVLDIGDNKITTTGTMTIANSLTYNTSIELLDIMGNAIGQDGATAIAEAITENRTIKELNIARCKILGTGAIAVANSLWHNTSLEILNMNHITIDQDGATAIAEAIMNNDTLKKLSLWNDDTIDEELAMIIMKSLYYNNSITILDLPCKLQHNDRVKREFENINYTRLMVQKEELTVDW
- the LOC136242793 gene encoding protein NLRC3-like isoform X1, which encodes MAQARIHASGCNRPILKDLVNHVLPLVTKQWYHLGLQLLDSDYTHELDTIKADTKNDTRTCCRKMFSKWLSTDVQASWDKVIEALTIIELKNVACNIKLLLLQVSHPTSIDNLTDETVATVKRGVGMETRSDDERRKKPQSSITKSSYSLSAGGWLGEFMKGRYCNMRLKKRKEEKDPWPPVKTRSYITLALMYQKDLQTREETAQTIFLRTRGDISDIPKKINSQRLTDLRNIFNSQSGSIPNSILIEGHPGIGKTTLVKEICIEWAEGKLLTSDKLVLLLLLRDPNVQKINNVQQLIEHFASSTYKVTQIQSYLEDNHGADITVIIDGFDELSSKLQKESFFIQLIEKAILPEAKVVVTSRPTASACLHGVVDKRIEILGFDQTSRMEYANEALQDDHFKLGKLQKHFQQYPNIDAICYIPLLMSIIVFLCMCQPENLPPTASKMYHSFIIHTICHYLKRTGEIAEDEHINKMDHLPQPVQQILQQLQKVAFDGLVEDKIVFTLDDLPDTCRDDPTCYGLLQSIECYCPCQIGTPTKSFNFLHLGIQEYFAAKYVSTLSEYDVYALLQKSFPVTVVEIEKLPLYTGISINDHNRDSKCVRLSNMWIMYCGITSGHCKSLRRYLGPPTDSYFTFLQNDSHSKSNHVTITTTRQVASNKVTPASDQNTSIAVTISQDILKDQVKVLYLFQCFQEAQDDKLCGILSKSFDSNEIKLGGHKLLPHQVVSLGFFLSRLHRKWKKLNLFNCRVGDQGIKLLHHYFCGDKTNKQEITTIDLSFNDLTGASMSLLICETIDNHYHQLLTQKLFNNNINTCVKDISTATISTNAVKVLCMDSDGLIAQEASAISDIMCCLEELYIRNNKLGDDGAVILSYWLTQTNKLRVLDISDNIITVTGAIAIANGLIFNTSIKILDIMGNSMGQDVAMAFAEVITKNKLIKELNIAKCEISGTGTVAIANSLLHNTSLEVLNMSDNIMDQNGATAIAEVIMNNDMLKKLSLWSDDTTDEESVMTVMKSLEYNNSITVLDLPCTLKDSKIESIYFARYFKDPVKFSSFLQCSQDKDLCKILSKSFNSDEIMLGGRRLLPSQVVYLVYLLSSSHRKWKILNLFNCRIGDQGIGVLHRCLCGDKTHKQAITTIDLTLNKLTGASSLLIGETITHYQPQILRLGCNKITSLRDMSSAVIITNTLKVLFLDSNGLKAQEASALSDIMCCLEELYICNNDLGDDGAVILSGGITQTSKLRVLDIGDNKITTTGTMTIANSLTYNTSIELLDIMGNAIGQDGATAIAEAITENRTIKELNIARCKILGTGAIAVANSLWHNTSLEILNMNHITIDQDGATAIAEAIMNNDTLKKLSLWNDDTIDEELAMIIMKSLYYNNSITILDLPCKLQHNDRVKREFENINYTRLMVQKEELTVDW